One window from the genome of Sulfodiicoccus acidiphilus encodes:
- a CDS encoding FGGY-family carbohydrate kinase, with amino-acid sequence MALNRTMGEFLDGDLHLLPPLVSPEHWVELYGKALSIGTVDSVAAALGSVGIEGKEGFASMGSTLCLGVPSRSPSKVPGIYNDLYFDDLFLPNGCNSQFSDVLDKVRELLGEDIDVENVDLRPGLPLLLPFLKGERSPFMDPKAAGVLFGLSWETSRSDVMRAAVHSMAYMEAMMISTLQSESEFNSVRSGGGASFSSLLRLCASLTGIPHFKLRYSPSSLGAALVAGNSIGTLTYRRITEVLPEPSSKIDPDPSLSSHLEYYRLFQSLYYTLRPLFRGP; translated from the coding sequence GTGGCCCTCAATCGAACCATGGGGGAGTTTCTGGACGGTGACCTGCACCTCCTCCCTCCCTTGGTGTCTCCAGAGCACTGGGTTGAACTTTACGGGAAAGCGTTATCCATAGGTACAGTGGACTCGGTGGCAGCTGCCTTGGGATCTGTGGGCATTGAAGGAAAAGAGGGGTTCGCCTCCATGGGCTCTACGCTTTGTTTAGGCGTCCCATCTAGATCTCCGTCTAAGGTCCCTGGTATATATAACGACCTCTACTTCGACGACCTTTTCCTTCCCAATGGATGCAACTCCCAGTTCTCGGACGTCTTAGATAAGGTGAGGGAACTCTTGGGAGAGGACATCGATGTCGAGAACGTGGACTTGAGGCCCGGACTACCATTGCTTCTCCCTTTCTTGAAGGGGGAGAGGAGTCCCTTCATGGACCCCAAGGCCGCTGGTGTCCTCTTCGGATTAAGTTGGGAGACCTCCAGGTCTGACGTTATGAGGGCGGCGGTCCACTCCATGGCCTACATGGAGGCAATGATGATTTCCACTCTCCAAAGCGAGAGTGAGTTTAACTCGGTCAGGAGCGGTGGAGGTGCCTCGTTCTCATCGTTACTGCGGCTTTGTGCCTCCCTTACAGGTATACCTCACTTTAAGTTGAGGTATTCTCCCAGTTCCCTAGGGGCGGCCCTCGTGGCGGGGAATTCGATCGGGACTTTGACCTACAGGCGGATCACGGAAGTTTTGCCGGAGCCCTCGAGCAAGATAGATCCCGACCCATCCCTGTCTTCCCACCTTGAATATTACAGGCTCTTTCAGTCTCTTTACTATACCCTGAGACCCCTTTTCCGTGGTCCCTAA
- a CDS encoding alcohol dehydrogenase catalytic domain-containing protein: MLAAVYRGPLKITVEQVDAPQIDEGEVLIRVRAVGVCPTDVKIYKRGSNSVRSPIVLGHEVSGEVVESKDPAFQVGTRVNVAADAPCLTCSNCRRGLENICTSMLSIGMNVDGAYAEMMRVPREFLDRGLVLPLPDEVSWEEGALIEPVAVSLHALSLVRPRSQDLVVVVGDGPNALIHVKLLKGVFGVRKLVVVGMKDHRLRAAMDFGADRVIRVNELENESNSLLNEGVDVLDLTVSNRESVAEAMSLMTSGTRMVIFGGATLDVPLHVSANKVHYGQLTLTGSTGTTVNEYREAHRLLSGRKVDLRGLVSHRFSLSEVKKALEFAESQEGLKSVVIP, translated from the coding sequence GTGCTTGCTGCTGTATACAGAGGTCCACTAAAGATAACAGTTGAACAAGTTGATGCACCTCAGATAGATGAAGGTGAGGTGTTAATAAGAGTGCGAGCGGTGGGAGTGTGCCCCACTGACGTCAAGATATACAAGAGGGGCTCAAACTCCGTCAGGTCTCCTATAGTGTTAGGGCACGAGGTCTCTGGGGAAGTGGTGGAGAGTAAGGATCCCGCGTTCCAGGTGGGGACGAGGGTGAACGTGGCAGCCGACGCTCCCTGTCTCACGTGCTCCAACTGCAGGAGGGGACTCGAGAACATATGTACCTCCATGTTAAGTATAGGTATGAACGTAGATGGAGCGTACGCGGAAATGATGAGGGTACCTAGGGAGTTCCTCGACAGGGGGCTGGTCCTTCCCTTGCCAGACGAAGTTTCGTGGGAGGAGGGAGCACTGATCGAGCCGGTGGCAGTTAGCCTCCACGCGCTTTCACTAGTGAGGCCGAGGAGCCAGGACTTGGTAGTGGTGGTGGGAGATGGGCCCAACGCCCTAATCCACGTGAAACTGTTGAAAGGGGTGTTCGGAGTGAGGAAGTTGGTCGTGGTGGGAATGAAGGATCACAGACTCAGAGCAGCGATGGACTTCGGGGCAGATAGAGTGATAAGGGTAAACGAACTAGAAAACGAGTCCAACTCCCTGCTTAACGAGGGAGTCGACGTCCTAGACCTCACAGTGAGTAACCGGGAGAGCGTGGCGGAGGCCATGTCGTTGATGACCTCTGGTACGAGGATGGTCATATTTGGAGGGGCGACCCTGGACGTTCCACTCCACGTTAGCGCAAACAAGGTACACTACGGCCAACTCACCCTCACGGGATCCACTGGAACTACCGTAAACGAATACAGGGAGGCGCACAGGTTGCTCTCGGGGAGGAAGGTGGACCTTCGGGGACTGGTGTCTCACCGTTTCTCTCTCTCAGAAGTTAAGAAAGCTCTGGAGTTCGCCGAGTCGCAGGAGGGGCTGAAGTCGGTGGTAATTCCTTGA
- a CDS encoding class I fructose-bisphosphate aldolase, producing the protein MKSVRLGKKRRLNRLFRKDRALILALDHGFPLGNVKEIEDVPSILNSVRGVVDALILNRGLILTLDSELLGFEVLYKLNGITTMAPNPYGLVTIGSVEEAVSLDAVGVSFEMYVGGPQEEQQLRELSSVLKEVQRYDIPLVLHVYPHGESRDPKLVSHAMRVGWEVGADVVKTFYYSGMRSQVEKTAVPVVVAGGPKMETEDEVVNYVKWAVREGARGVAMGRNLWGWKDVKRLASSIREVLDSREGGE; encoded by the coding sequence GTGAAAAGTGTAAGGTTAGGAAAAAAGAGGAGGTTGAATAGATTATTTCGAAAAGATAGAGCCCTCATTCTGGCCTTAGATCACGGCTTTCCGCTGGGTAACGTGAAAGAGATCGAGGACGTTCCTTCCATACTGAACTCCGTGAGGGGGGTTGTGGATGCTTTAATCTTGAACAGGGGATTGATCCTGACCCTAGACTCTGAGCTCCTTGGGTTCGAGGTCCTGTACAAACTCAACGGAATAACGACCATGGCTCCTAACCCATACGGGTTGGTGACGATCGGTAGTGTGGAGGAGGCGGTGTCCCTCGACGCAGTGGGGGTCTCGTTCGAGATGTATGTGGGAGGACCTCAGGAGGAACAGCAGTTGAGAGAGTTATCGTCAGTTTTGAAGGAGGTGCAGAGGTACGACATTCCGTTGGTGCTGCACGTCTACCCTCACGGAGAGTCGAGGGATCCAAAGCTGGTCTCCCACGCGATGAGGGTGGGATGGGAGGTCGGAGCGGACGTTGTGAAGACCTTCTACTACAGTGGAATGAGGTCGCAGGTGGAGAAGACAGCAGTTCCGGTTGTGGTGGCGGGAGGCCCCAAGATGGAGACGGAGGATGAAGTTGTGAACTACGTTAAGTGGGCCGTGAGGGAAGGTGCTAGGGGAGTTGCTATGGGGAGGAACCTCTGGGGCTGGAAGGACGTGAAGCGATTGGCCTCGTCCATAAGGGAAGTCCTAGACTCAAGGGAGGGAGGAGAGTGA
- a CDS encoding phosphoribosyltransferase family protein — MNLNRDLLLRLKFISMLSACSSRATQKEVSNAIGISRTTASKYINGAFLPSTKRAAELSEEISQMCSLEQLLKDALNSGVLPYPEALNATARNFSLVMWASLELAERVKELEFEKILTVEGGGAVVGSIIASLTNVELVYGLRNVYVEEGFVEKLSKGASKYSSFMAVPKGALAKGERLLIVDDVMFTGRTVSALENTAEGARCRVEGIAVLATRGSTGLRKFKDRKLFYLVSL, encoded by the coding sequence GTGAACCTCAATAGGGACCTCCTACTCAGGTTGAAGTTCATTTCCATGCTCTCCGCCTGCTCATCTAGGGCAACTCAGAAGGAGGTGTCGAACGCCATCGGGATTTCGAGGACTACCGCGAGTAAGTACATAAATGGGGCCTTCCTTCCAAGCACGAAGAGGGCGGCTGAACTGTCGGAGGAGATCTCGCAGATGTGCTCGTTGGAGCAGTTACTCAAGGACGCGCTGAACTCAGGGGTGCTCCCCTATCCAGAGGCCCTGAATGCTACCGCGAGAAACTTCAGCCTAGTAATGTGGGCGTCCCTAGAACTGGCAGAGAGGGTCAAGGAGCTCGAGTTCGAGAAGATTCTGACGGTGGAAGGAGGAGGAGCAGTAGTTGGGTCGATAATAGCTTCACTCACCAACGTGGAGCTAGTCTATGGTCTGAGGAACGTTTACGTGGAGGAGGGGTTCGTTGAGAAGTTGAGTAAGGGTGCCAGCAAGTACTCATCCTTCATGGCAGTTCCCAAGGGAGCCTTAGCCAAGGGGGAGAGATTACTCATAGTGGACGACGTCATGTTCACTGGCAGGACAGTTTCAGCATTAGAGAACACTGCTGAGGGGGCGAGGTGTCGTGTGGAGGGTATAGCCGTACTTGCAACCAGGGGAAGCACCGGCTTGAGGAAGTTCAAGGATAGAAAGCTCTTCTACTTGGTCTCCCTCTGA
- a CDS encoding OB-fold domain-containing protein, with amino-acid sequence MSEKGKVLTYLVVKAKPQGYNSLLDYTVAIARTEDVDLMCWLLGDPKVEA; translated from the coding sequence GTGTCCGAGAAGGGGAAAGTGCTCACTTACTTGGTTGTGAAGGCCAAGCCCCAGGGCTACAACTCCCTCCTCGATTACACAGTAGCAATAGCCAGAACTGAGGACGTCGATCTCATGTGTTGGCTTCTCGGGGATCCCAAGGTGGAGGCCTAG
- a CDS encoding MFS transporter, with amino-acid sequence MDFIVVDDLGFRWLVTSRVLRSVGIIFVTLSSSLYLSLLGLSPGLIGLVFLGITAYVACYSFGMGMLGDRIGYRKTLIVGELISGVGVIALGVGKGLDVVVPAMIVSGLGGTAGGARGAFSPGLTALVASNWGDERERVSRMGTLTSASAFSGVGGSILLSIHDLLPFSAEESYRVLFLAAGAMLLVSCLTLIRVRELRRPHKTTKVMKASSLKYISKVVVTNSITGVGLGLAIPLLPLWYRLAFHASSFEIGLAFTISNLATATGSLVATKVRFNVLGAASITRALNGAFLVAMALSPYFPLAAGLYVVRGFNAGIGMPNRTAVNVRGVSAEDFGTASSLQGVATRVSQMSSGVGGYLMEDSLGLPLLLGGVLQGIGGVLYYFLLKDKRSAAKEVQPARRN; translated from the coding sequence GTGGATTTCATTGTTGTGGACGACCTAGGCTTCAGGTGGCTTGTCACTTCCAGAGTGTTGAGGAGTGTTGGTATTATCTTCGTCACTCTATCGTCCTCTCTTTACCTCTCGCTCTTGGGACTCAGTCCGGGACTTATAGGGCTCGTATTCCTTGGAATCACCGCCTACGTAGCGTGTTACTCGTTCGGAATGGGTATGCTGGGAGACAGAATAGGCTACAGAAAGACCCTGATCGTGGGGGAGCTTATATCAGGAGTCGGAGTGATCGCGTTAGGAGTTGGAAAGGGACTGGACGTAGTCGTACCTGCCATGATAGTGAGTGGCCTAGGCGGAACGGCGGGAGGCGCAAGGGGAGCGTTCTCACCGGGACTCACGGCCCTAGTGGCCAGCAACTGGGGGGACGAGAGGGAGAGAGTCTCTAGGATGGGTACATTGACCTCGGCCTCGGCGTTCTCTGGAGTCGGTGGCTCCATCCTCCTGTCAATACACGACCTGCTCCCTTTCTCTGCAGAGGAGAGCTACAGGGTCTTGTTCCTCGCTGCTGGAGCGATGTTACTAGTTTCCTGTCTGACGTTAATCAGAGTAAGGGAGTTGAGGAGACCTCACAAAACAACGAAAGTGATGAAAGCATCGAGCCTGAAGTATATTTCCAAGGTAGTAGTGACAAATTCGATCACTGGGGTGGGACTTGGGTTGGCGATACCGCTCCTCCCCCTTTGGTACAGGCTAGCGTTCCACGCGTCGTCGTTCGAGATCGGCCTGGCGTTCACGATTTCTAACCTGGCCACGGCGACGGGTTCCTTGGTTGCCACCAAGGTGAGGTTCAATGTCCTAGGAGCGGCCTCCATCACCAGGGCCCTGAACGGAGCGTTCCTGGTGGCTATGGCCCTGTCGCCCTACTTCCCGCTAGCGGCTGGACTGTACGTAGTGAGAGGATTCAACGCGGGAATAGGGATGCCGAACAGGACGGCAGTGAACGTCAGAGGGGTTTCAGCTGAAGATTTCGGGACGGCCTCGAGCCTTCAAGGAGTAGCCACACGAGTGTCGCAAATGAGCTCTGGAGTAGGGGGATACCTTATGGAGGATAGCTTAGGCCTTCCCCTGTTGTTAGGTGGAGTCCTCCAAGGAATTGGAGGAGTCCTCTATTACTTCCTTCTCAAGGACAAGAGGTCAGCAGCTAAGGAGGTCCAGCCGGCGAGGCGTAACTAG
- a CDS encoding MFS transporter encodes MRDPFKPLDEAKFSFFHVKSLVTTGMGVFTDGYDLSSIGIVLFLVMKAMDVTQGSPHYALYTSLISGSALAGAAVGAVTFGLLSNMGRKKFYGVDVALMTVGALLQAFVNSPLELIAVRTVLGVGVGADYVLSPMIMAEHVNAKDRGKTIALGFGLFWGFGATTAALIYLLLSSLGLPPYLVWRVVLAAGAIPSAAVIYLRRKIPETARFLGRIAGDSEGVKRVVREVSGKDHPVDIVKDTRGFGYYFSKQWRVFLAACLLWFLFDIVAYSSILFGPSFIAKSLGFNSGVFQLLMEGLFTVPGGLIALSTIDRIGRRPLQVAGFVVMAVSLLSFALYRDSAGVAFSPVAGLFLYGLQNLGSQAGPGSISASGMLGVELAPTKVRGLVQSLTVASGRIGATLTAFVFPTLLLGRGESFAIYFLGGVAVLAAALTYLSVPETRGKPLEVASREIAEVA; translated from the coding sequence ATGCGAGATCCGTTCAAACCTCTAGACGAGGCGAAGTTTTCGTTTTTCCACGTTAAGTCTCTCGTAACTACTGGGATGGGAGTCTTCACTGATGGGTATGACCTCTCCTCCATAGGGATAGTATTGTTCCTAGTAATGAAGGCCATGGACGTGACCCAGGGCAGTCCTCACTACGCTCTCTACACCTCCCTGATAAGTGGATCGGCGTTAGCCGGGGCGGCTGTGGGGGCCGTGACGTTCGGACTCCTCTCGAACATGGGGAGGAAGAAATTCTACGGCGTTGATGTTGCCCTTATGACTGTAGGGGCGTTACTTCAGGCCTTCGTCAACAGTCCCCTGGAGTTGATCGCAGTTAGGACCGTTTTAGGAGTGGGGGTGGGAGCGGACTACGTACTCTCCCCGATGATAATGGCGGAACATGTCAACGCCAAGGACAGAGGAAAGACAATAGCTCTGGGATTCGGGTTGTTCTGGGGGTTCGGAGCGACCACTGCTGCACTGATATACCTACTGCTTTCAAGTCTGGGCTTACCACCGTATCTGGTGTGGAGAGTGGTGTTGGCTGCAGGTGCCATACCCTCCGCAGCTGTCATCTACCTCAGGAGGAAAATCCCAGAGACCGCCAGGTTCCTTGGGAGGATAGCAGGAGACAGCGAGGGGGTCAAGAGAGTAGTTAGGGAAGTGTCTGGGAAGGACCACCCTGTGGACATCGTGAAGGACACGAGAGGCTTCGGATACTACTTCTCTAAACAGTGGAGGGTATTCTTAGCTGCCTGCCTCCTTTGGTTCCTTTTCGACATAGTGGCTTATTCATCAATACTCTTCGGGCCAAGTTTCATAGCCAAAAGCCTCGGGTTCAACTCGGGAGTATTTCAACTCCTCATGGAGGGACTGTTCACCGTTCCTGGGGGCCTTATAGCGCTTTCCACTATAGACAGGATAGGTAGGAGACCCCTCCAAGTGGCGGGATTTGTGGTCATGGCTGTGTCCTTACTGAGTTTTGCCCTCTACAGAGATAGCGCAGGTGTCGCATTCTCTCCGGTGGCTGGGTTGTTCCTTTACGGCCTCCAGAACTTAGGTTCGCAAGCAGGACCAGGGTCGATCTCCGCCTCTGGAATGTTGGGCGTGGAACTGGCCCCTACTAAGGTGAGGGGGTTAGTGCAGTCGCTCACCGTGGCCTCGGGAAGGATAGGAGCTACCCTAACTGCGTTCGTCTTCCCGACTCTGTTGCTGGGCAGGGGAGAATCGTTCGCGATTTACTTCCTTGGGGGAGTAGCTGTACTAGCGGCAGCCCTCACTTACCTATCAGTACCTGAGACGCGTGGTAAACCACTTGAGGTCGCCTCTCGAGAAATAGCGGAAGTTGCATGA
- a CDS encoding glycoside hydrolase family 15 protein, which translates to MLRHGFVSNRMTGALISPDGTVDWLTFPRFDSPAVFNKFLDKRWGGALSVLGEVEPIRQTYIVPNVLSTEVRVDGHQVKFTDLLPLGEHSFMRLVEAYSEVELEVRLLFDYGMIRPVVEYSDENARFLNPRGRDCVSLIIGGRKVDDLVWRLPAGRSWVYMNYSTNVRHGFLTKGYTLNFDLERAFKFTLSYWRRETAAVRNPLRTSYGVLLGLTYSPTSGVVAAPTTSLPEVDGGTRNWDYRFSWIRDSAIVAEGFVDVKDYVSARRILAFLLSLMNVTTKPFLHPLYAIDGSDPPPERELRWLPGYRDSRPVRVGNAASEQVQLDVEGFFVSSLLKYVKATNDVPMLREAWPKLEYLADWVSFNWRSPDVSLWEERGTPRHYTHSKAMMWIALKDVGEMASLLDEEDRWGRERDELRDWILENSVVQGHLVRYPGATDVDAALLSLPLYGFTDVRDPLFLETLREVELKLKVGPFVKRYSQDFMGEARHPFLLTSLWLARVYLKLGRIDEAVNVVRALLDVAGELGLLGEHVDVERGEFTGNFPQAFVHAQLLSTLKEMDEMGVKI; encoded by the coding sequence ATGCTTAGGCACGGCTTCGTAAGCAACAGGATGACGGGGGCGTTGATTTCGCCCGATGGGACTGTGGACTGGTTGACCTTCCCTAGGTTCGATTCGCCAGCGGTCTTCAATAAATTCCTGGACAAAAGGTGGGGAGGTGCCCTCTCCGTCCTAGGGGAAGTAGAGCCAATCAGACAAACCTACATCGTACCCAACGTCTTATCCACTGAAGTCAGGGTGGACGGGCACCAAGTCAAGTTCACTGACCTCCTTCCCCTAGGCGAGCACTCCTTCATGAGGTTGGTGGAGGCCTACTCGGAGGTCGAGTTGGAGGTTAGGCTCCTCTTCGACTACGGCATGATTAGGCCGGTGGTTGAGTACTCTGACGAGAACGCTAGGTTCCTCAACCCTCGGGGAAGGGACTGTGTCTCCTTGATTATAGGTGGAAGGAAGGTCGACGATTTGGTCTGGAGGTTGCCCGCTGGAAGAAGTTGGGTTTACATGAACTACTCCACCAACGTGAGGCACGGCTTCCTAACTAAAGGATACACCCTCAACTTCGACCTAGAGAGGGCATTCAAGTTCACCCTCTCCTACTGGAGGAGGGAGACCGCTGCAGTTAGAAATCCACTTAGGACCTCGTACGGGGTCCTTTTAGGCCTGACCTACTCTCCTACCTCAGGGGTGGTGGCAGCTCCAACCACTTCCCTTCCCGAAGTCGACGGTGGTACGAGGAACTGGGACTACAGGTTCTCTTGGATAAGGGACTCAGCGATAGTGGCGGAGGGGTTCGTCGACGTGAAGGACTACGTCTCCGCTAGGAGGATCCTCGCTTTCCTTCTTAGCCTAATGAACGTCACTACTAAGCCGTTCCTACACCCACTTTACGCAATAGATGGTTCCGACCCGCCCCCAGAAAGGGAGCTTAGGTGGTTACCGGGTTACAGGGACTCGAGGCCCGTGAGGGTGGGTAACGCTGCGTCAGAACAGGTTCAGCTGGACGTAGAGGGCTTCTTCGTCTCCTCGTTACTGAAGTACGTGAAGGCCACTAACGACGTCCCCATGTTGAGGGAGGCCTGGCCGAAACTGGAATACCTGGCCGACTGGGTATCCTTCAACTGGAGGTCACCTGACGTCAGTCTGTGGGAGGAGAGGGGTACTCCGAGGCACTACACCCATTCGAAGGCCATGATGTGGATCGCACTCAAGGACGTAGGAGAAATGGCGAGCTTGTTAGACGAGGAGGATAGGTGGGGACGAGAGAGGGACGAGCTAAGGGACTGGATCCTTGAGAACAGTGTTGTACAAGGCCACTTGGTGAGGTACCCTGGGGCGACTGATGTAGACGCGGCGTTACTTTCCCTGCCTCTCTACGGTTTCACAGACGTGAGAGACCCACTCTTCCTCGAGACCCTTAGGGAGGTGGAGCTGAAGCTCAAAGTGGGGCCCTTCGTCAAGCGTTATTCACAGGACTTCATGGGTGAGGCCAGGCATCCCTTCCTTCTCACCTCTCTGTGGCTGGCTAGGGTTTACTTGAAATTGGGCAGGATAGACGAGGCCGTCAACGTGGTGAGGGCCCTTCTCGACGTCGCAGGTGAGTTAGGCCTCTTGGGGGAACACGTCGACGTGGAAAGGGGGGAGTTCACTGGAAACTTCCCTCAGGCGTTCGTTCATGCCCAACTGTTGTCGACGCTCAAGGAAATGGATGAGATGGGAGTGAAGATATGA
- a CDS encoding RNA-guided endonuclease InsQ/TnpB family protein gives MENGTLILEKPFVKYEPVTPIGIDLGERNLATVVALVNEKPTKGTFFEGSRIKEIRHEYFNIRKKLQEKKRLDVVKRLRGKERRMVNHELHVISKKVVDYAKKFPSPVIVVEKLTGIREKFKESKKLDRRFHSLPFRRLQSMIEYKAKINGIKVVYINPRNTSRTCHRCGHVARTDGREYRRKCGVVRNRDLNASINVARASTRGTGRG, from the coding sequence ATGGAGAATGGTACGCTTATTCTAGAAAAACCGTTCGTTAAATATGAGCCAGTAACGCCTATAGGTATTGACCTAGGTGAAAGAAACTTAGCTACAGTAGTTGCGTTAGTTAATGAAAAACCTACAAAAGGCACTTTCTTCGAAGGGTCAAGGATTAAGGAAATTAGGCACGAGTACTTCAACATAAGGAAGAAGCTCCAGGAAAAGAAGAGGCTTGACGTAGTGAAGAGGCTAAGAGGGAAGGAAAGAAGAATGGTAAATCATGAGCTTCACGTTATCTCCAAGAAGGTCGTCGATTACGCTAAAAAGTTCCCTTCCCCAGTGATAGTCGTGGAGAAGCTCACAGGAATTAGGGAGAAATTCAAGGAGAGCAAGAAACTCGATAGGAGATTTCACTCGTTGCCGTTTAGAAGGCTACAGAGCATGATAGAGTACAAAGCGAAGATCAACGGTATAAAAGTGGTATACATTAACCCTAGAAATACTTCAAGAACTTGTCACAGATGTGGGCACGTTGCCCGCACGGACGGAAGGGAATACAGACGTAAGTGCGGTGTGGTACGTAACCGCGACTTGAACGCGTCGATCAACGTAGCCCGTGCCTCAACGAGAGGTACGGGTCGGGGGTAG